The following are from one region of the Quercus robur chromosome 1, dhQueRobu3.1, whole genome shotgun sequence genome:
- the LOC126727352 gene encoding peroxidase P7-like isoform X1, whose product MAALQSLLVCVIFAFAAILIPTSTSAQLSADFYQKVCPRALPVIRSVVKRAIIREPRMGASLLRLHFHDCFVNGCDGSNLLDDTANFTGEKTALPNLNSLRGFDVVDEIKAAVDKHCNASLVSCADILALAARDSVEILGGRSFRYKVLLGRRDARNASRNDANTNLPPPFFSFSQLISNFQAHGLDLKDLVVLSGGHSIGLARCTTFRARIYNDTNIVKSFAASMQQGCPVNGGDNNTEPLDATTTKFDTVYYKALLKNKGLLHSDQELFKNNGSDSDKLVQYYSNHPRGFAKDFGVSMIKMGNMKPLTGNLGEIRLNCRRAN is encoded by the exons ATGGCTGCTCTTCAATCTCTTCTAGTGTGTGTTATATTTGCTTTTGCTGCCATTCTGATCCCTACAAGTACATCTGCACAATTAAGTGCTGATTTTTACCAGAAAGTATGCCCTCGGGCATTGCCTGTCATAAGATCCGTTGTCAAGCGGGCTATTATTCGCGAACCACGCATGGGAGCATCACTACTTCGCCTTCACTTCCATGATTGCTTTGTTAAC GGTTGTGATGGATCAAATCTGCTAGATGACACGGCAAACTTCACTGGTGAGAAGACAGCGCTTCCAAATTTGAATTCACTTAGGGGTTTTGATGTTGTCGATGAAATCAAAGCAGCAGTTGACAAACATTGCAATGCCAGTTTGGTTTCATGTGCAGATATCTTAGCTTTGGCAGCTCGTGATTCTGTTGAAATT TTGGGAGGTCGTTCCTTTCGCTACAAAGTATTATTAGGCAGAAGAGACGCAAGAAATGCAAGCAGGAACGACGCAAATACCAATCTTCCACCCCCATTTTTCAGCTTCTCTCAGCTTATCTCTAACTTTCAAGCTCATGGGCTAGACTTGAAAGACCTTGTTGTCCTCTCAGGGGGCCACAGCATAGGACTTGCTAGGTGCACCACTTTCCGTGCTAGGATTTACAATGATACCAACATTGTCAAAAGCTTTGCAGCCTCCATGCAACAAGGGTGCCCTGTAAATGGAGGAGATAACAACACAGAGCCACTGGATGCAACTACAACGAAATTTGATACAGTGTACTACAAGGCTTTGCTGAAAAATAAGGGCCTCCTTCATTCTGATCAGGAGCTCTTCAAGAATAACGGTAGTGACAGTGATAAGCTAGTGCAGTACTACAGTAACCACCCTCGCGGCTTTGCTAAAGACTTTGGTGTTTCCATGATCAAGATGGGTAATATGAAACCTCTCACTGGCAATTTAGGAGAGATCAGGTTGAACTGCAGAAGAGCCAACTAA